A single genomic interval of Campylobacter anatolicus harbors:
- a CDS encoding EexN family lipoprotein: MKQIVAGSILVVGLFSLTGCFEQEIKTAEYFKNHPEEMEKVITKCQKAEKMTDSQKQECENAFKAQAMKRMGTGLGDDFFEDKSPDKNKTK, encoded by the coding sequence ATGAAACAGATAGTCGCTGGTAGCATTTTAGTTGTTGGTTTGTTTTCGCTCACTGGTTGTTTTGAGCAAGAGATTAAAACAGCAGAGTATTTTAAAAATCATCCTGAGGAGATGGAAAAAGTTATCACAAAATGTCAAAAGGCAGAGAAAATGACTGACAGCCAAAAACAAGAGTGCGAAAATGCTTTTAAAGCTCAGGCTATGAAAAGAATGGGAACTGGTCTTGGCGATGACTTTTTTGAAGATAAAAGTCCTGACAAAAATAAAACAAAATAA
- a CDS encoding TetR/AcrR family transcriptional regulator, with protein sequence MMKKRVDAITSFKKEIANKINISIQPLYNWEISKPNLYNLILSYYKKDLQKVTPIEQELLNHFRKLDKTSQEIIATEIKLKALKQQNTKNL encoded by the coding sequence ATGATGAAAAAAAGAGTTGATGCAATAACTTCTTTTAAAAAAGAAATAGCAAATAAAATAAATATAAGCATTCAACCCCTTTATAACTGGGAAATAAGTAAGCCCAATCTGTATAATTTAATACTTAGCTACTATAAAAAAGATTTACAAAAAGTTACACCAATCGAACAAGAACTATTAAATCATTTTAGAAAACTTGATAAAACTTCTCAAGAAATAATAGCTACTGAAATAAAATTAAAAGCTCTTAAACAACAAAATACTAAAAATTTATAA
- the purC gene encoding phosphoribosylaminoimidazolesuccinocarboxamide synthase, with the protein MEKRELIYEGKGKKMYATDDPNLLIAEFKDDLTAFDAQKRGNEPGKGALNNKISTQIFKLLKENGIATDLVETISDTEQLVKRCDIIPLEVVIRNIATGSLTKRLAIAEGTILPFPLVEFYYKNDELHDPIVTDEHCIIMGLVKSEKDLQTLRHIGREINSILFKFFEERNLKLVDFKIEFGMDKDGNILLADEISPDSCRFWDATTNEKLDKDRFRQDLGSVKVAYEEVLRRILS; encoded by the coding sequence ATGGAAAAGAGAGAGCTTATCTACGAAGGTAAAGGTAAAAAAATGTATGCGACTGACGATCCAAATTTGTTGATCGCTGAGTTTAAAGATGACTTAACCGCTTTTGATGCACAAAAAAGAGGTAACGAGCCTGGCAAAGGTGCATTAAACAATAAGATTAGCACACAAATTTTTAAACTTTTAAAAGAAAATGGTATTGCAACTGACTTAGTCGAGACTATAAGTGATACAGAGCAGCTTGTAAAAAGATGTGATATCATACCTCTTGAAGTCGTTATTCGCAATATTGCTACAGGCTCACTTACAAAGCGTTTAGCTATCGCAGAAGGTACCATTTTGCCATTTCCATTAGTTGAGTTTTATTATAAAAATGACGAGCTCCACGATCCTATAGTAACTGATGAACATTGTATTATTATGGGTCTTGTAAAGAGTGAAAAAGATCTGCAAACTCTACGCCATATCGGACGTGAAATAAACTCTATACTATTTAAATTTTTCGAAGAGAGAAATTTAAAACTAGTTGATTTTAAGATAGAATTTGGCATGGATAAAGATGGTAACATACTTCTTGCCGATGAGATAAGTCCTGATAGTTGTAGATTCTGGGACGCTACGACAAATGAAAAGTTGGACAAAGATCGCTTTAGACAAGATCTAGGGAGCGTAAAAGTTGCTTACGAAGAGGTTTTAAGAAGAATTTTATCATAA
- the htpG gene encoding molecular chaperone HtpG has translation MADKFEFQTEVNDLLNLMIHSLYSNKEIFLRELISNASDALDKLNYLCLTDESYKAINYTPRIDITVDKDAKTLTISDNGIGMSKDELISNLGTIARSGTKGFINSLSGDAKKDSSLIGQFGVGFYSAFMVANKIEVTSRKALSNEAFIWSSDAKNYTIASTNKESHGTSIVLHLNDTEFTDEWRLESIIKKYSNHIPYAIFMDKQEYIAPAEGEKDGKYESKNTQINRASALWRMPKSNLKANDYNDFYKQISHDSEDPLLYIHTKAEGKVEYSTLFYIPSSEPFDLFRVDYQSGVKLYVKRVFITDDAKELLPPFLRFIRGVIDVEDLPLNVSREILQENAIMRTVKEQSIKKILSELAKLKDSDREKYIKFYKLFGKVIKEGLYGFGNDKEQILNLVMFKSNKRDELISLKEYKDSMKDDQKSIYYISGNNENMLKNSPLLESFNKNDIEVLIMDEEIDTIVMPMVNEFDKTPIKSISHADINDEIKSDETPVDESKVANTLVKMREILKDDVKDVRLSSRLSDSAAVLIYDKNDPDYAMQSMLRQMGQADNLPKIKPILEINAKHEIFTKLEKDVSAVYDIAPLLLGMAKLNEGINLENPAEFSKKLTKIMLKAI, from the coding sequence ATGGCAGATAAATTTGAATTTCAAACTGAAGTGAATGACCTATTAAATTTAATGATACATTCGCTTTACTCAAACAAAGAGATATTTTTACGTGAACTTATCTCAAATGCAAGTGACGCACTAGATAAGCTAAACTACCTTTGTTTAACAGATGAGAGCTACAAAGCTATAAATTACACTCCACGCATTGACATTACTGTGGATAAGGACGCAAAAACGCTAACTATCAGCGACAACGGTATTGGTATGAGCAAAGACGAACTCATATCAAATCTCGGCACTATCGCAAGAAGTGGTACAAAGGGCTTTATAAACAGCCTAAGTGGTGACGCAAAAAAGGATAGCTCACTCATAGGGCAGTTTGGTGTGGGCTTTTACTCAGCATTTATGGTGGCAAATAAAATTGAAGTTACTAGCCGTAAAGCCCTAAGCAACGAGGCTTTTATATGGAGCTCAGATGCAAAGAACTACACTATCGCTTCAACAAACAAAGAGAGTCACGGCACGAGTATAGTTTTACATCTAAATGATACTGAGTTTACCGATGAGTGGAGGCTTGAGAGTATTATAAAAAAATACTCAAACCACATCCCATATGCTATATTTATGGATAAGCAGGAATATATCGCACCAGCTGAGGGCGAAAAGGATGGTAAGTATGAGAGTAAAAATACACAAATCAACCGAGCATCGGCTCTTTGGCGTATGCCAAAATCTAACTTAAAAGCAAATGATTACAATGATTTTTATAAGCAAATAAGCCATGATAGCGAGGATCCGTTGCTTTACATACACACAAAGGCTGAGGGTAAAGTGGAGTATAGCACACTGTTTTACATACCAAGCTCTGAGCCGTTTGACCTATTTCGCGTAGATTATCAAAGTGGCGTAAAGCTATATGTAAAGCGTGTATTCATAACTGATGATGCCAAAGAGCTACTGCCACCGTTTTTACGCTTTATCCGTGGCGTCATAGATGTAGAGGACTTACCACTAAACGTGAGTCGTGAGATTTTACAAGAAAATGCGATAATGCGAACTGTAAAAGAGCAAAGTATAAAGAAAATTTTAAGCGAACTAGCAAAACTAAAAGATAGCGATAGAGAAAAATATATAAAATTTTACAAACTTTTTGGCAAGGTTATCAAAGAGGGGCTTTATGGATTTGGTAACGATAAAGAGCAAATATTAAATTTAGTAATGTTTAAATCAAATAAACGCGACGAATTAATTAGCTTAAAAGAGTATAAAGACTCAATGAAAGATGATCAAAAGAGTATCTATTACATCAGTGGCAACAACGAGAATATGCTAAAAAACTCACCCCTTTTAGAGAGCTTTAACAAAAATGATATTGAAGTGCTTATAATGGATGAAGAGATAGACACTATCGTGATGCCGATGGTAAATGAGTTTGATAAAACTCCGATAAAATCGATCTCACATGCTGATATAAACGATGAGATAAAGAGTGATGAGACGCCAGTAGATGAAAGCAAAGTCGCAAATACCCTTGTAAAGATGCGTGAAATTTTAAAAGATGATGTTAAAGATGTGCGTTTAAGCTCGCGTTTAAGCGACTCGGCGGCAGTTTTAATCTATGATAAAAACGACCCAGACTACGCTATGCAGTCAATGCTAAGACAGATGGGACAGGCAGATAACTTACCAAAAATCAAGCCAATACTTGAGATAAATGCCAAACATGAGATATTTACAAAGCTTGAAAAAGACGTGAGTGCAGTCTATGACATTGCACCGCTTTTATTAGGTATGGCAAAGCTAAATGAAGGCATAAACCTAGAAAATCCAGCTGAGTTTAGCAAAAAATTAACAAAAATAATGCTAAAAGCGATATAA
- a CDS encoding type II toxin-antitoxin system RelE/ParE family toxin, translated as MVIIYSDDFFDALSEIRNFIALDSKSRADKFTKNLRTEIEKIASMPYSYRKNFDAENENVRDLIYKGYVVPFYVDNTNDTITILLIYKENLPKINFKNLKEIK; from the coding sequence GTGGTAATAATATATAGCGATGATTTTTTTGACGCCCTTTCTGAAATTAGGAATTTTATTGCACTAGATAGTAAATCACGAGCCGATAAATTTACAAAAAATCTACGCACCGAAATAGAAAAAATAGCTTCTATGCCGTATAGTTATCGTAAAAATTTTGATGCCGAAAACGAAAACGTTCGAGATCTGATCTATAAAGGCTACGTTGTTCCGTTTTACGTCGATAATACAAATGACACTATTACAATTCTTTTGATTTACAAAGAAAATTTACCAAAGATAAATTTTAAAAATCTAAAGGAAATCAAATGA
- the mobP1 gene encoding MobP1 family relaxase, which translates to MKELFYKKRVNTNAKKPKRETLNFVFSMRDHLQAPANKIQEAAIKVLKEKFPDNYFLAAIHNDTDNPHCHICLKITDAHGKRINPKKSDLDDLRKNFALELNRMNIDATATIRKKIQINKDGKIIDEPEIKSHHYEVTGFGEAPYKFNSDNDQSYYVNYKTPTGKIVTIWSKDLKKVIEENKINVGEFCRFAITGEQEMKFVYFDKKTKNTIEKTSYKKMWDVSVNDRLEKELKPLKKYSMPTIKILKKFNAEIKQYINQTVVKSKNDTIKISQDLNMQINEKTLQ; encoded by the coding sequence ATTAAAGAGCTTTTTTATAAAAAACGAGTAAATACAAATGCCAAAAAACCAAAAAGAGAAACATTAAATTTTGTTTTTTCTATGAGAGATCATTTGCAAGCACCAGCAAACAAAATTCAAGAAGCTGCCATAAAAGTTTTAAAGGAAAAATTTCCTGATAATTATTTTTTAGCTGCTATTCACAATGATACAGATAATCCACATTGCCATATATGTTTAAAAATTACAGATGCTCATGGAAAAAGAATTAATCCTAAAAAATCTGACTTAGATGATCTTAGAAAAAATTTTGCTTTAGAGCTTAACCGAATGAATATTGATGCTACTGCAACGATTAGAAAAAAAATCCAGATTAACAAAGATGGAAAAATTATTGATGAGCCTGAAATAAAATCACACCATTATGAAGTAACTGGGTTTGGTGAAGCACCATATAAATTTAACTCAGATAATGATCAAAGTTACTATGTAAATTATAAAACACCGACAGGGAAAATTGTAACTATTTGGAGCAAGGATTTAAAAAAAGTTATTGAGGAAAATAAAATTAATGTCGGAGAATTTTGTCGCTTTGCTATTACTGGAGAGCAGGAGATGAAATTTGTTTATTTTGATAAAAAAACGAAAAATACAATCGAAAAAACATCTTATAAAAAAATGTGGGACGTTTCTGTAAATGATAGATTGGAAAAAGAGTTAAAGCCTTTAAAAAAATACTCTATGCCAACTATCAAAATTTTAAAGAAATTTAATGCAGAAATTAAACAATATATTAATCAAACAGTAGTTAAATCAAAAAATGATACAATTAAAATTAGCCAAGATTTGAATATGCAAATTAATGAAAAAACGTTACAGTAA
- a CDS encoding lysophospholipid acyltransferase family protein, giving the protein MILSKIKAILYAIEFIISVILIIFFMWLFPKHMHKARRIWARIQRFFGLYEIEIVGEPDLDANIILINHQSMLDIIVMEEIYPKNLSWVAKKEIGDIPIIGKILTLPKMLPIDRSPRGIVNLIKEAKDRLQSGRVIAIFPEGTRGRGEKLLKFQVGAKVLTEKLNLKAQPVVIVGTNIMDAKRFSFKNGKIKIIYMPLIDTTNERWLENTRDTMQQTLSKELAR; this is encoded by the coding sequence ATGATCTTATCAAAAATTAAAGCGATTTTATACGCTATAGAATTTATCATCAGCGTCATTTTAATTATATTTTTTATGTGGTTGTTTCCAAAACACATGCATAAAGCTCGTCGTATTTGGGCCAGAATACAAAGATTTTTTGGGCTTTATGAGATTGAAATCGTAGGTGAGCCGGATTTGGATGCAAATATCATACTTATAAATCACCAAAGTATGCTTGATATCATTGTAATGGAAGAAATTTACCCTAAAAATCTCAGCTGGGTTGCCAAAAAAGAGATAGGAGATATACCAATAATAGGCAAAATTTTAACTCTACCAAAGATGCTACCGATCGATAGATCGCCACGTGGAATAGTAAATTTAATAAAAGAAGCTAAAGATAGATTACAAAGTGGTCGTGTTATAGCTATCTTTCCAGAAGGCACTCGTGGACGTGGAGAAAAACTGCTTAAATTTCAAGTTGGTGCAAAAGTGCTAACTGAAAAGCTAAATTTAAAAGCCCAACCTGTCGTGATAGTTGGTACGAACATTATGGATGCTAAACGTTTTTCGTTTAAAAATGGTAAGATCAAAATCATCTACATGCCTCTCATTGATACTACCAATGAGAGATGGTTAGAAAACACGCGTGATACAATGCAACAAACACTTAGCAAAGAGTTAGCAAGATAG
- a CDS encoding AAA family ATPase, protein MKQKIDYEDFKSTQGKREIKSQKSTDCILNNEDIVNYPLNQILYGPPGTGKTYNTVKIAVNIIEQNSLDDKEYIKKQFKKYKDNGQIEFITFHQSYGYEEFVEGIKPNLDNGEISESRKIIYSIKDGIFKRLCKTAQNIESKPTQTLVFKDDVNFWKMSLGDSQNSKEDFVFDYCIKNNVILLGLGERLDFSKCKDVKQILKLMGKEKQDFPAIAINILKNEIKNGDIILISLGNKKLRAVAQITGEYKFLDKDNLGSFVQARNVKWIFVPKEPMRYEKILYKKFMQKSIYNIKSNLKIDDFKQILIKDDQKNRKNYILIIDEINRGNISKIFGELITLIEPSKRIGADDELVARLPYSQTEFGVPKNLYIIGTMNTADRSITPIDTALRRRFEFVEMMPDYEVLSDNVDGINLRKMLKAINRRIEFLYDRDHQIGHAYLISIKNLDDLKDVFKNKIIPLLSEYFYDDWENIKKILNSSFFKKDKEESEYLKNIQSNNNKIIYKISDTSKWDFKAIYDKFDTSSQEHSKDETADNTDK, encoded by the coding sequence ATGAAACAAAAGATAGATTATGAAGATTTTAAAAGTACCCAAGGAAAGCGTGAAATAAAATCTCAAAAAAGCACAGATTGCATATTAAATAATGAAGATATAGTAAATTATCCATTAAACCAAATTTTATATGGACCTCCAGGCACAGGAAAGACTTACAATACAGTAAAAATAGCCGTAAACATAATAGAACAAAATTCTTTAGATGACAAAGAGTATATAAAAAAGCAATTTAAAAAATACAAAGATAACGGACAAATCGAGTTTATAACCTTTCATCAAAGCTACGGATATGAGGAGTTTGTGGAAGGCATAAAGCCAAATTTAGACAATGGCGAGATTAGCGAAAGCAGAAAAATAATATATAGTATTAAAGATGGAATTTTTAAAAGGCTTTGTAAAACAGCACAGAATATTGAAAGTAAGCCTACTCAGACCTTAGTTTTTAAAGACGATGTAAATTTTTGGAAGATGTCTTTAGGCGACTCTCAAAATTCAAAAGAAGATTTTGTATTTGACTATTGTATTAAAAACAATGTTATTTTGCTCGGTCTTGGCGAACGGCTTGATTTTAGCAAATGTAAAGACGTCAAGCAAATTTTAAAGCTTATGGGAAAAGAAAAACAAGATTTTCCAGCCATAGCTATAAATATACTAAAAAACGAGATAAAAAATGGAGATATAATTTTAATTTCATTAGGAAACAAAAAATTAAGGGCAGTAGCTCAAATAACAGGCGAATATAAATTTTTAGATAAAGATAATTTAGGTAGTTTTGTTCAAGCCAGAAATGTAAAATGGATTTTTGTACCTAAAGAACCTATGCGTTATGAAAAAATTTTATATAAAAAATTCATGCAAAAGAGTATTTATAATATAAAAAGCAATTTAAAAATTGATGATTTTAAACAAATCCTTATAAAAGATGATCAAAAAAATAGAAAAAACTATATTTTAATCATCGATGAAATCAATCGTGGAAATATCTCAAAAATTTTTGGTGAGTTAATTACATTAATCGAGCCATCAAAAAGAATTGGTGCAGACGATGAGCTAGTTGCAAGACTTCCTTATTCGCAGACTGAATTTGGTGTACCAAAAAATCTTTATATTATCGGTACAATGAATACAGCTGATAGAAGTATCACTCCCATTGATACAGCACTTCGTAGAAGATTTGAATTCGTAGAGATGATGCCTGATTATGAAGTCTTATCAGATAATGTAGATGGTATAAATTTAAGAAAAATGTTAAAAGCTATCAACAGAAGAATCGAATTCCTTTACGATAGAGATCATCAAATTGGACACGCTTATTTAATAAGTATTAAAAATTTAGATGACCTTAAAGATGTATTTAAAAATAAGATAATTCCACTTTTATCTGAATATTTTTATGATGACTGGGAAAATATTAAGAAAATTTTAAATAGTAGCTTTTTTAAGAAGGATAAAGAAGAATCAGAATATCTAAAAAATATACAAAGCAACAATAATAAAATAATTTATAAAATCTCAGATACTAGCAAGTGGGATTTTAAAGCAATTTACGATAAATTTGATACATCTAGCCAAGAGCATAGCAAAGATGAAACAGCAGACAATACAGATAAGTGA
- the purQ gene encoding phosphoribosylformylglycinamidine synthase I, which produces MKVAIVLFPGTNCETDTEYAFKLLGCQTQIIWHKQDNFEADLVVLPGGFSYGDYLRTAAIAKFSPVMKGVIAHAQKGGYVLGICNGFQMLTELKLLDGAMRRNKNLNFISKYQYLKVFSNNNKFLSNLNAGEVVNIPLAHGEGNFFVDEDVCKKLYDNDQILLKYCDKNGKELDINGSIDNIAGICDKSKKIFGLMPHPERACEKIVGTDDGLKMLKGLVC; this is translated from the coding sequence ATGAAAGTAGCCATCGTCCTTTTTCCTGGCACAAACTGCGAGACAGATACAGAATATGCATTTAAACTACTTGGTTGTCAGACACAAATTATTTGGCACAAGCAAGATAATTTTGAAGCTGACTTAGTAGTATTGCCCGGTGGTTTTAGCTATGGTGATTATCTGCGAACAGCAGCGATTGCTAAATTTTCTCCAGTAATGAAAGGTGTCATTGCTCACGCTCAAAAAGGTGGCTATGTGCTTGGAATTTGCAATGGTTTTCAAATGCTAACTGAGCTTAAGCTCCTAGATGGTGCGATGAGACGCAATAAAAATTTAAACTTTATCTCAAAATACCAATATTTAAAAGTATTTTCAAACAATAATAAATTTTTATCAAATTTAAATGCAGGTGAAGTAGTAAATATACCATTAGCACACGGAGAAGGCAACTTTTTTGTTGATGAAGATGTATGTAAAAAGCTATATGATAATGACCAAATTTTATTAAAATATTGTGATAAAAACGGTAAAGAACTCGATATAAATGGCTCGATAGACAACATTGCAGGCATTTGCGACAAAAGCAAAAAAATATTTGGTCTTATGCCACATCCTGAACGTGCTTGTGAAAAAATTGTAGGCACAGATGATGGATTAAAAATGTTAAAAGGGCTAGTTTGTTAA
- a CDS encoding SH3 domain-containing protein — translation MLKILLPLLLVINLYAADRSSEVSVFDMMDNAREDKLVNQPQSHPTSQLPTLNSVQISPETNTDISSKLTTPQTLTPDQLKNIIPTNEPDISVPDSQIYERIKAKELLLQSTNMPRSVIVGEIFSIDVTANTQSELELEFNTQVDETNIKWLNSKNLEWVSLGGGKYIAKFYLEAKNINAKSVRISLNLKRNGEYYQHANINVFMPKLKELRSDENYNHIVADSLEVKKFKTTKFDDINNIMVVEIVGKNVDLSAFYIENKTILKQGVDTIVGDFNSQSAYYFAVFKPNKKTLDFNYYNLKKAKFESFSLPVSVEDDDVSTQIGLNPKQSELNTYKDIAIYSLATLFFILALIRRKFSYFFVAAVFITLGIYTYNPFGKAVLKPNVSVSILPTRNSTIFYTSQTKEDIEILGDKEEWYKILFKDGKIGWVNRDDLIKN, via the coding sequence TTGTTAAAGATTTTACTACCCCTTTTGCTTGTTATAAATTTATACGCAGCTGATAGAAGTAGTGAAGTAAGCGTGTTTGATATGATGGATAATGCTAGAGAAGATAAGTTAGTCAATCAGCCACAATCACATCCTACTTCACAACTGCCTACACTAAATTCAGTGCAAATTTCACCAGAAACAAATACTGACATAAGCTCAAAACTCACGACACCACAGACATTAACACCAGATCAATTAAAAAATATAATCCCTACAAACGAGCCTGATATATCGGTACCTGATTCTCAAATTTATGAGCGTATAAAGGCAAAAGAGCTACTTTTACAAAGCACAAATATGCCAAGATCGGTTATTGTCGGTGAGATATTTAGCATAGATGTTACAGCAAATACACAAAGTGAACTAGAACTGGAGTTTAATACTCAAGTAGATGAAACAAATATCAAATGGCTTAATAGTAAAAATTTAGAGTGGGTTTCGCTCGGTGGCGGTAAATATATAGCTAAATTTTATCTAGAAGCTAAAAATATAAATGCAAAAAGTGTGCGAATAAGCCTAAATTTAAAACGAAATGGCGAATACTACCAACACGCAAATATAAATGTATTTATGCCAAAACTAAAAGAGCTTAGAAGCGATGAAAATTATAATCACATCGTAGCTGATAGCTTGGAAGTGAAAAAATTTAAGACGACAAAATTTGATGACATAAATAATATAATGGTTGTTGAAATCGTTGGTAAAAACGTCGATTTAAGTGCATTTTATATCGAAAATAAGACTATTTTAAAACAAGGCGTAGACACTATAGTCGGAGATTTTAATTCACAAAGTGCATATTATTTTGCTGTCTTTAAGCCAAATAAAAAAACGCTTGACTTTAACTACTATAACTTAAAAAAAGCTAAATTTGAGAGTTTTTCGCTCCCTGTGAGCGTTGAAGATGATGATGTTAGCACTCAAATCGGACTAAATCCAAAACAAAGCGAACTAAACACTTACAAAGATATTGCGATTTACTCACTTGCTACGTTATTTTTTATATTGGCGTTGATTAGACGTAAATTTAGCTATTTTTTCGTTGCAGCAGTGTTTATCACGCTCGGAATTTATACTTATAACCCTTTTGGCAAGGCTGTATTAAAACCAAATGTAAGCGTAAGCATACTACCGACTAGAAATTCAACTATATTTTACACATCACAAACAAAAGAAGATATTGAAATTTTAGGCGATAAAGAAGAGTGGTATAAAATTTTATTTAAAGATGGCAAGATAGGTTGGGTAAACAGAGATGATCTTATCAAAAATTAA
- the purS gene encoding phosphoribosylformylglycinamidine synthase subunit PurS, which translates to MKAIINIALKSGVLDPAGKATEHALSSLGFNNVSNVRIGKQIVLNLIDEKDSDKAKKQLTKMCEELLANTVIEEYEIIIEEKTL; encoded by the coding sequence ATGAAAGCAATCATAAATATAGCTCTTAAAAGTGGCGTTTTAGATCCAGCTGGTAAAGCAACAGAACACGCACTTAGCTCACTTGGGTTTAACAACGTTTCGAATGTGCGTATAGGTAAGCAGATTGTATTAAATTTAATCGATGAAAAAGACAGCGATAAGGCCAAGAAGCAGCTTACAAAAATGTGTGAAGAGCTGTTGGCAAACACTGTTATCGAAGAGTATGAGATAATCATCGAAGAGAAGACGCTATGA
- a CDS encoding helix-turn-helix domain-containing protein has product MIGYKRLLAKNLQNNEFNELGSKNIPLFEIKKRLVRARLDAGLSQTDIAKLMNVSQSVVARFEGSADADFKFSTLQNYVAACGLKFDFSLNR; this is encoded by the coding sequence ATGATCGGATATAAAAGGCTGCTTGCTAAAAACTTACAAAATAACGAATTTAATGAGCTTGGTTCAAAGAATATACCGCTATTTGAGATAAAAAAGAGGCTAGTAAGGGCAAGACTTGATGCCGGACTTAGTCAGACGGATATTGCAAAACTAATGAACGTCTCTCAAAGTGTTGTGGCTAGGTTTGAAGGTTCTGCGGATGCGGATTTTAAATTTTCAACCTTACAAAATTATGTTGCTGCGTGCGGTTTGAAGTTTGATTTTAGCCTAAATCGTTAA
- the crcB gene encoding fluoride efflux transporter CrcB, whose protein sequence is MLMLSAFYVGFGGFLGAILRYFSNLIFLKFTVLPLPLSTLFVNILGGFCIGFLLNLQALQNVNLKLFLITGLLGGFTTFSAFTNESLTLFLSQSPILAIFNIILNVLLCLIFCYIGKILAVKF, encoded by the coding sequence ATGCTTATGCTTAGTGCATTTTATGTAGGGTTTGGTGGATTTCTCGGTGCAATTTTACGATATTTTTCAAATTTGATTTTTTTAAAATTTACTGTTTTACCTTTGCCTTTATCAACGCTATTTGTCAATATTTTAGGTGGATTTTGTATAGGATTTTTACTAAATTTACAAGCTTTACAAAATGTAAATTTAAAATTATTTCTAATCACAGGACTGCTTGGTGGATTTACTACATTTTCGGCTTTTACAAATGAAAGTTTGACACTTTTTCTATCACAAAGCCCTATTTTAGCCATTTTTAATATCATTTTAAATGTCTTACTCTGCCTTATATTTTGCTATATCGGTAAAATTTTAGCTGTAAAGTTTTAA